The following are encoded in a window of Arthrobacter sp. OAP107 genomic DNA:
- the hisC gene encoding histidinol-phosphate transaminase, translating into MTSDQILMATETAHPTLRAAVSGLPSYVPGRRSAGEDIAALASNESHYEPLPAAAAAVAEAAGRMNRYPDMAAVELRERIAGHLGVTAEEIAVGPGSVGVLQQIITGLCDAGDEVIFAWRSFEAYPILVELAGARPVRIPLDAAEGHDLDAMAAAVTERTRIVLLCTPNNPTGVPISHERVEAFLRSVRSDILVVIDEAYVEYAEAGSGPDSLALYPEFPNVCILRTFSKAYGLAGLRVGYAVAAPAIAEGLRRTAIPFAVTALAQKAAIASLDATDEMQARVAVVKQERSRLAAQLEAQGWKLQPSQGNFLWVRADDDLRARLVAAFDQADIMVRAYQGDGVRITVADPASNDRVLQVMTAVLAAQAA; encoded by the coding sequence ATGACCAGTGATCAGATACTGATGGCCACGGAGACCGCGCACCCCACCCTGCGTGCAGCGGTCTCCGGCCTCCCGTCCTATGTACCGGGCCGGCGCAGTGCCGGCGAGGACATCGCGGCCCTCGCCAGCAACGAAAGCCATTACGAACCCCTGCCCGCGGCAGCCGCCGCGGTGGCCGAAGCGGCCGGCAGGATGAACCGCTACCCGGACATGGCCGCCGTCGAACTCCGGGAACGGATCGCCGGCCACCTTGGTGTCACCGCCGAAGAGATCGCAGTGGGACCCGGCAGCGTCGGCGTTCTGCAGCAGATCATCACCGGCCTTTGCGACGCCGGGGATGAAGTGATCTTCGCGTGGCGGAGCTTCGAGGCCTACCCCATCCTGGTTGAACTGGCCGGCGCCCGGCCCGTCCGCATCCCGCTGGACGCCGCCGAGGGCCACGACCTCGACGCCATGGCCGCAGCCGTCACCGAACGGACCAGGATTGTCCTGCTCTGCACCCCCAACAACCCGACGGGCGTCCCGATCAGCCATGAACGCGTTGAGGCGTTCCTCCGCTCCGTCCGCTCCGACATCCTCGTGGTGATCGACGAGGCCTACGTGGAATACGCCGAGGCGGGCAGCGGGCCTGACTCGCTGGCGCTCTACCCTGAGTTCCCCAACGTGTGCATCCTCCGCACCTTCTCGAAGGCCTACGGACTCGCCGGCCTGCGCGTGGGCTACGCCGTGGCCGCGCCGGCGATCGCCGAGGGACTGCGCCGGACCGCCATCCCGTTCGCCGTGACGGCCCTGGCCCAGAAGGCTGCCATCGCCTCGCTGGACGCGACGGACGAGATGCAGGCAAGGGTCGCCGTCGTCAAGCAAGAGCGCTCGCGGTTGGCCGCACAGCTGGAGGCCCAGGGCTGGAAGCTGCAGCCGAGCCAGGGCAACTTCCTGTGGGTCCGGGCCGACGATGACCTCCGGGCGAGGCTCGTGGCCGCATTCGACCAGGCGGACATCATGGTGCGCGCCTACCAGGGCGACGGCGTCCGGATCACCGTTGCCGACCCCGCCTCCAACGACCGCGTGCTCCAAGTCATGACAGCCGTCCTGGCAGCCCAGGCGGCCTGA
- a CDS encoding Lrp/AsnC family transcriptional regulator produces the protein MTIPTPRTFDSLDARIILALDKDPEASALALSRTLGVARNTVHARLAKLESGGALRSFSRRLDPAALGYGLLAFLSLAISQARAKSVESGLEAIPEVIEVHATTGDADLMAKVVARDTADLYRITNQILEIDGIQRTSTAISVVELMPPRYDGLLARLSQQENRQPG, from the coding sequence ATGACCATCCCCACTCCCCGCACCTTCGATTCCCTGGACGCCAGGATCATCCTCGCCCTAGACAAGGACCCGGAAGCCAGTGCCCTGGCTCTTTCCCGGACGCTCGGCGTCGCGCGGAACACCGTGCACGCGCGCCTGGCTAAGCTGGAGAGCGGCGGCGCCCTCAGGTCCTTCAGCCGCAGGCTGGACCCGGCGGCTCTGGGCTACGGCCTGCTGGCCTTCCTCTCCCTGGCCATCAGCCAGGCCCGCGCCAAATCAGTGGAAAGCGGACTCGAAGCGATTCCGGAGGTCATCGAGGTGCATGCCACCACGGGAGACGCGGACCTCATGGCCAAGGTGGTGGCCCGGGATACGGCCGATCTCTACCGCATCACCAACCAGATCCTGGAAATCGACGGGATCCAGCGGACCAGCACCGCCATCTCCGTCGTGGAGCTCATGCCGCCCCGCTATGACGGCCTGCTGGCCCGGCTGTCACAGCAGGAGAACCGCCAGCCCGGCTAG
- a CDS encoding amino acid permease, giving the protein MEQRTMTSAPALGAALKPRQLTMMGLGSAIGAGLFIGSGAGIQAAGPAVLISYLVAGTLIILVMWALGEMAAANPDSGAFSVYTARAFGPVAGATVGWLWWLQLVVVIAAEALGAAGLLATIFPALPVWLMAFIFIAVLTAVNLTQVKNFGEFEFWFALLKVAAIIGFLLIGAALLFGWLPGVASPGLATFTGGDFAPHGFAGIATALFVVAFAFGGTEIVSVAAAETKDPARSVGKAVRTVLWRILIFYIGAIFIIAAVVPVGSAGLKSPFAAVLDAAGMPGAATAITFVAVAALLSALNANLYGASRMAFSLAERGEAPRVLASLSKARVPVVAVLASVSFGVVTAVLEVAFPEKVLPLLLNIVGSTSLLVWTSALLAQLALRLRADRDGIALPLRMAGFPWLTGLGLLILAAIFTVGFIGEDSRPQLLSTFGLVALLAVANWLHHRSAGAPVGVVSADRAQSPERAEPPVLID; this is encoded by the coding sequence ATGGAACAACGGACAATGACGTCTGCCCCGGCGCTTGGCGCCGCCCTCAAACCCCGCCAGCTCACAATGATGGGACTCGGGAGCGCCATCGGCGCGGGACTCTTTATCGGTTCGGGCGCCGGCATCCAGGCCGCCGGCCCGGCCGTGCTGATCTCCTACCTGGTGGCCGGCACCCTCATCATCCTGGTGATGTGGGCCCTTGGTGAGATGGCCGCCGCCAACCCGGACAGCGGCGCCTTCTCCGTCTATACCGCCCGGGCCTTCGGGCCCGTGGCCGGTGCCACGGTGGGCTGGCTCTGGTGGCTGCAGCTGGTGGTGGTCATCGCGGCTGAAGCGCTCGGTGCGGCGGGCCTGCTTGCCACGATTTTCCCTGCCCTGCCGGTATGGCTGATGGCCTTCATATTCATCGCGGTGCTCACCGCCGTGAACCTCACCCAGGTGAAGAACTTCGGCGAATTCGAGTTCTGGTTCGCGCTGCTCAAGGTGGCCGCAATCATCGGCTTCCTGCTCATCGGCGCCGCCCTCCTCTTCGGCTGGCTGCCGGGCGTCGCGTCGCCGGGCCTGGCCACCTTCACCGGTGGCGACTTCGCTCCGCACGGTTTCGCCGGGATCGCCACGGCGCTCTTCGTGGTGGCTTTCGCCTTCGGCGGCACAGAGATTGTCTCCGTGGCCGCAGCCGAGACCAAGGATCCTGCCCGCAGCGTCGGCAAGGCCGTCCGCACCGTCCTGTGGCGCATCCTCATCTTCTACATCGGTGCGATCTTCATCATCGCGGCCGTGGTTCCCGTGGGATCGGCCGGCCTGAAGAGCCCCTTCGCTGCCGTCCTGGATGCCGCAGGCATGCCCGGCGCAGCCACCGCCATCACCTTCGTTGCCGTCGCGGCACTGCTCTCCGCCCTCAACGCCAACCTCTACGGGGCGTCCCGGATGGCGTTCTCCCTCGCAGAACGCGGTGAAGCGCCGCGCGTCCTCGCCTCCCTGTCCAAGGCCCGCGTCCCGGTGGTCGCCGTACTTGCCAGCGTCTCCTTCGGCGTCGTCACGGCCGTGCTTGAGGTGGCCTTTCCGGAGAAGGTGCTTCCCCTCCTGCTGAACATCGTGGGTTCGACGTCCCTGCTGGTGTGGACCTCCGCCCTGCTCGCCCAGCTGGCACTGCGCCTCCGCGCGGACCGGGACGGCATTGCCCTTCCGCTGCGGATGGCTGGCTTCCCCTGGCTGACGGGCCTTGGCCTGCTCATCCTCGCGGCCATTTTCACGGTGGGCTTCATTGGCGAGGACTCCCGTCCCCAGCTCCTGAGCACGTTCGGCCTCGTCGCCCTCCTGGCGGTGGCCAACTGGCTGCACCACCGTTCCGCCGGGGCTCCGGTGGGCGTCGTGTCCGCGGACCGCGCTCAGTCTCCGGAACGCGCCGAGCCACCGGTGCTCATCGACTGA
- a CDS encoding thiamine pyrophosphate-binding protein — MTSLTVSGRVAQVLSSYVSDVFGVMGNGNVYFLDAAEKEGLRFTAVRHEGAAIAAADAYYRASGRLAAGTTTYGPGYTNALTALAEAVQAQIPVVLVTGDAPSSGARPWDVDQAAIAAGLGAATFTVTREAAGSITQEAVEYALARRTAVVIAVPYDLAAVEAADEELPAPPAAAAVRADADGGLGRAAELLAGAKRPLILAGRGAHLAGAGPELRELADRLGALTAGTALALNLLQGEGYLGVAGGFGTETAAGLMGEADVVLVAGASLSPFTMRFGHLISPDATVIQIDAALQPTNPRVDMFVSADAKAAAGRLLRLMDHAAPSQSARANASKAWRAEALKRLAEGPGHHPGSAETPDGRLDPRALATALDAVLPERRTVVQDGGHFLGWAPMYWRIPRPQDLVMVGTAYQSIGLGLASAVGVSRAVDAGNTLVLAAGDGGFLMGLSDLESLVGAAASAVVVIYNDAAYGAEIHQYGSQGLTEKPMLIPEVDFSGIARAIGAESAIIRKLSDLSALTDWIEAGAKGTFVADCRITSSVRAPWLTEWMQAKEAEKEKVAG, encoded by the coding sequence ATGACTTCTCTTACAGTGTCCGGCCGGGTGGCGCAGGTTCTCAGCAGCTATGTCAGTGATGTGTTCGGTGTGATGGGCAACGGAAACGTCTACTTCCTGGACGCCGCCGAGAAGGAGGGCCTCCGCTTCACCGCCGTACGCCACGAAGGTGCCGCCATCGCGGCGGCGGACGCCTACTACCGGGCATCCGGGCGGCTCGCGGCGGGGACCACCACCTACGGCCCCGGTTACACGAACGCCCTGACGGCCCTGGCGGAAGCGGTGCAGGCGCAGATCCCCGTGGTGCTCGTCACCGGGGACGCCCCGAGCAGCGGCGCCCGCCCCTGGGACGTGGACCAGGCGGCGATCGCCGCCGGTCTGGGCGCGGCAACCTTCACGGTCACCCGTGAGGCCGCCGGCTCCATCACGCAGGAAGCGGTGGAGTACGCACTTGCCCGGCGGACCGCCGTCGTCATTGCCGTTCCGTACGACCTGGCCGCCGTTGAGGCGGCGGACGAAGAGCTTCCCGCGCCGCCGGCGGCGGCTGCCGTGAGGGCCGACGCCGACGGCGGACTCGGCCGGGCGGCCGAACTGCTCGCCGGCGCGAAGCGGCCGCTCATCCTTGCCGGCCGCGGGGCGCACCTCGCCGGCGCCGGCCCCGAACTCCGGGAACTCGCCGACCGCCTCGGCGCGCTCACGGCCGGGACGGCATTGGCGCTGAACCTGCTGCAGGGCGAGGGCTACCTCGGCGTCGCGGGCGGCTTCGGCACGGAGACTGCCGCCGGGCTCATGGGCGAGGCGGACGTGGTGCTCGTGGCGGGAGCAAGCCTGAGCCCCTTCACCATGCGCTTCGGCCACCTGATCAGCCCGGACGCCACCGTGATCCAGATCGATGCCGCCCTGCAACCGACCAACCCGCGGGTGGACATGTTCGTCAGTGCGGACGCGAAGGCTGCCGCGGGCCGGCTCCTCCGGCTGATGGACCATGCCGCTCCGTCTCAGTCGGCCCGGGCCAATGCATCGAAAGCCTGGCGCGCGGAAGCACTCAAGCGCCTGGCCGAGGGACCCGGCCACCACCCCGGCAGCGCGGAGACCCCGGACGGCCGCCTTGACCCGCGGGCGCTGGCCACGGCACTGGATGCCGTCCTGCCGGAACGCCGCACCGTGGTCCAGGACGGCGGGCACTTCCTGGGCTGGGCACCCATGTACTGGCGCATCCCGCGGCCCCAGGACCTGGTAATGGTGGGCACCGCGTACCAGTCGATCGGGCTCGGCCTGGCCAGCGCAGTGGGGGTTTCCCGGGCCGTGGACGCGGGCAACACCCTGGTGCTGGCCGCGGGCGACGGCGGATTCCTGATGGGCCTGTCCGACCTGGAGTCGCTCGTGGGCGCGGCGGCCAGCGCCGTCGTCGTGATTTACAACGACGCCGCCTACGGGGCCGAGATCCATCAGTACGGCTCCCAGGGCCTGACCGAAAAGCCCATGCTGATCCCCGAGGTGGACTTCAGCGGGATTGCCCGCGCGATCGGGGCGGAATCCGCGATCATCCGCAAGCTGTCGGACCTCTCCGCGCTCACGGACTGGATCGAGGCTGGCGCCAAGGGCACCTTCGTGGCCGACTGCCGCATCACCTCGAGCGTCCGCGCCCCGTGGCTGACCGAATGGATGCAGGCAAAAGAGGCTGAGAAGGAGAAGGTCGCCGGCTGA